In one window of Helianthus annuus cultivar XRQ/B chromosome 17, HanXRQr2.0-SUNRISE, whole genome shotgun sequence DNA:
- the LOC110922236 gene encoding uncharacterized protein LOC110922236, producing the protein MDSGFQFHHDQALSFGPKRHAISFRSGVVDAASEMNDPAGVVYSGMVSSGPTGYGRIGNSCASGGSELVPGLKHDAGLAVEWSVEEQLKLEEGMSIYADEPNIMKYIKIAATLRDKTVRDVALRCRWMMSKRRKHDELKLGRKLKDKKDKLVELSSKPTISSNSSMNVVAPFSVTMNNRIQGGGIPLNALSISTRRLLEQNSQVLSRISANISALKLQDNVNLFNHAKNNLSAILNDMRYIPGPPLPVSLNTDLVNTILPTTSQTMTFGSSSGMHLKQEPEY; encoded by the exons ATGGATTCGGGTTTTCAGTTTCACCATGATCAAGCTTTGAGCTTTGGGCCGAAACGACACGCGATATCGTTTCGTTCGGGTGTGGTTGATGCCGCAAGTGAGATGAATGATCCAGCAGGTGTGGTGTATTCTGGTATGGTGAGTAGTGGTCCGACTGGTTATGGTCGAATTGGGAATTCGTGTGCTTCGGGTGGTTCGGAGTTGGTTCCTGGGTTGAAGCATGATGCGGGTTTGGCTGTCGAGTGGTCGGTTGAAGAACAGCTTAAGTTGGAAGAGGGAATGTCCAT ATATGCAGATGAACCCAACATCATGAAGTATATCAAAATTGCTGCTACATTGCGTGATAAAACTGTTCGTGATGTTGCTCTGAGGTGCAGGTGGATGATG AGTAAAAGACGGAAACACGATGAGCTCAAGTTGGGGAGGAAGTTGAAAGATAAAAAG GATAAGCTGGTGGAATTATCATCAAAGCCAACTATATCATCGAATTCATCCATGAATGTGGTGGCTCCGTTTTCCGTAACCATGAATAATCGGATCCAGGGCGGTGGTATTCCATTGAACG CATTAAGCATCTCCACGAGGCGTCTTTTGGAACAAAACAGTCAAGTCCTTAGTCGGATCTCGGCTAATATTTCTGCACTAAAA CTGCAGGACAATGTCAACCTGTTTAATCACGCGAAGAACAATTTAAGTGCGATCTTAAATGA CATGAGGTACATTCCAGGACCGCCACTGCCTGTATCGCTAAACACAGATCTTGTTAATACCATTCTGCCCACTACAAGCCAG ACCATGACTTTTGGTTCATCAAGCGGAATGCATCTTAAACAAGAGCCAGAATATTGA